The proteins below are encoded in one region of Triticum aestivum cultivar Chinese Spring chromosome 1B, IWGSC CS RefSeq v2.1, whole genome shotgun sequence:
- the LOC123097429 gene encoding transcription initiation factor IIB-like, protein MPTGADERVYCPDCRRATEVVLDHGTGDTICTECALVLDAHYIDEGSEWRSFAADGGGEDRDPSRVGASGDPFLNTKLSTVIAYDKKPGKSSGEANALPRTSVPGDGAGAVTLVDGFRGIGDMADRLGLVATIRDHAKETFKKLDEAKGVPRGRNRDSVYAACLYIACRNLGMPRTYKELASVTAAGPAAKKDIGKMSTHIKKLLGEEDGQVMDIGVVSASDYLRRFCSRLGLGNQEVRDAQEAVRRLEERLDVRRNPESIAAAVIYMVVQRAGATNSVKDVSVATGVAEGTIKEAHKDLTPHAHMLFAPVTAHDIINPVQA, encoded by the coding sequence ATGCCCACCGGCGCCGACGAGCGCGTCTACTGCCCGGACTGCCGCCGCGCGACGGAGGTGGTGCTGGACCACGGCACCGGCGACACCATCTGCACCGAGTGCGCGCTCGTCCTCGACGCGCACTACATCGACGAGGGCTCCGAGTGGCGCAGCTTcgccgccgacggcggcggcgaggaccgCGACCCCAGCCGCGTCGGCGCCTCCGGGGACCCCTTCCTCAACACCAAGCTCTCCACCGTCATCGCCTACGACAAGAAGCCCGGCAAGTCCTCCGGCGAGGCCAACGCCCTGCCGCGGACGTCCGTGCCCGGCGACGGCGCCGGCGCGGTGACCCTCGTCGACGGCTTCCGCGGCATCGGGGACATGGCCGACCGGCTCGGCCTCGTCGCCACCATCCGGGACCACGCCAAGGAGACGTTCAAGAAGCTGGACGAGGCCAAGGGCGTCCCGCGCGGCCGGAACCGCGACTCGGTCTACGCCGCCTGCCTCTACATCGCCTGCCGCAACCTCGGCATGCCGCGCACCTACAAGGAGCTCGCCTCCGTCACGGCCGCGGGGCCGGCCGCCAAGAAGGACATCGGCAAGATGTCGACGCACATCAAGAAGCTGCTCGGCGAGGAGGACGGCCAGGTGATGGACATCGGCGTGGTGAGCGCCTCCGACTACCTGCGCCGCTTCTGCTCGCGGCTCGGGCTGGGCAACCAGGAGGTGCGCGACGCGCAGGAGGCCGTGCGCAGGCTCGAGGAGCGCCTCGACGTCCGCCGCAACCCCGagtccatcgccgccgccgtcatctACATGGTCGTGCAGCGCGCCGGCGCCACCAACTCCGTCAAGGACGTGTCCGTCGCCACCGGCGTCGCCGAGGGCACCATCAAGGAGGCGCACAAGGACCTCACCCCGCACGCCCACATGCTCTTCGCCCCTGTCACCGCCCACGACATTATTAACCCCGTTCAAGCTTGA